The following proteins are co-located in the Cupriavidus pauculus genome:
- a CDS encoding C4-dicarboxylate transporter DctA: MQHAVPPQPANRARLHIRFTRSLFGQVLIALALGTLLGLAFPEFAAKLKPLGDGFIKLIKMLIGPVVFCVVVGGICGAGELKKVGRVGIKAVVYFEIVTTLALALGIVLAYVFQPGVGMNVNPGSLDASAMAAYVESADKVKSAGTVDFLMKLIPNTIMGAFTSGDVLQVLLVSVLFGCALSVVGEPARPVVRLIDAFSSALFKMMGFIIKLAPLGVLGAVAFTVGKYGIGSLKQLGFLVILFYGAVAVFVFGVLGVVMRLCGFSVLKLIRYLRAELLVVLGTASSDSVLPQVMKKLEFMGIRKSVVGLVIPTGYSFNLDAFSIYLTLAAVFIAQATNTPLALGDLLGILAVALVTSKGAHGIPGSAIVILAATLSAHPAIPAIGLVLVLSVDWFIGIARAVGNLIGNCVATVVVAAWERDIDRDRAHAVLNGTVPAGELDEGLPALPEAPGEVPVPAPLPGTAPGR, encoded by the coding sequence ATGCAGCATGCCGTACCCCCGCAGCCCGCCAACCGCGCGCGCCTGCACATCCGCTTCACCCGTTCCCTGTTTGGCCAGGTGCTGATCGCACTGGCGCTGGGCACCCTGCTGGGGCTCGCCTTTCCCGAATTCGCCGCCAAGCTGAAGCCGCTGGGCGATGGCTTCATCAAGCTGATCAAGATGCTGATCGGGCCCGTGGTCTTCTGCGTGGTGGTGGGCGGCATCTGCGGCGCCGGCGAGCTCAAGAAGGTGGGCCGCGTCGGCATCAAGGCGGTGGTCTACTTCGAGATCGTCACGACCCTTGCGCTGGCGCTGGGCATCGTGCTGGCCTATGTGTTCCAGCCCGGCGTGGGGATGAACGTGAACCCGGGCAGCCTGGACGCGTCGGCCATGGCCGCGTACGTGGAATCGGCCGACAAGGTCAAGAGCGCGGGCACGGTGGACTTCCTGATGAAGCTGATCCCGAACACGATCATGGGCGCCTTTACCAGCGGCGACGTGCTGCAGGTGCTGCTGGTGTCGGTGCTGTTCGGCTGCGCGCTGTCCGTGGTGGGCGAGCCCGCGCGGCCGGTGGTGAGGCTGATCGACGCGTTCTCCAGCGCGCTGTTCAAGATGATGGGCTTCATCATCAAGCTGGCGCCGCTGGGCGTGCTGGGCGCCGTGGCGTTCACGGTGGGCAAGTACGGCATCGGGTCGCTCAAGCAGCTTGGCTTCCTGGTGATCCTGTTCTACGGCGCCGTGGCGGTGTTCGTGTTCGGCGTGCTGGGCGTGGTCATGCGCCTGTGCGGCTTTTCGGTGCTCAAGCTGATCCGCTACCTGCGCGCCGAGCTGCTGGTGGTGCTGGGCACGGCGTCGTCCGACAGCGTGCTGCCGCAGGTGATGAAGAAGCTCGAATTCATGGGCATCCGCAAGTCGGTGGTCGGGCTGGTCATTCCCACGGGCTACTCGTTCAACCTCGATGCGTTCTCGATCTACCTGACGCTGGCGGCCGTGTTCATCGCGCAGGCCACCAACACGCCGCTGGCGCTGGGCGACCTGCTTGGCATCCTGGCCGTGGCGCTGGTCACGTCCAAGGGCGCGCACGGCATTCCGGGCTCGGCGATCGTGATCCTGGCCGCGACGCTGTCGGCCCACCCGGCCATTCCGGCCATCGGGCTGGTGCTGGTGCTGTCGGTGGACTGGTTCATCGGCATTGCGCGCGCCGTGGGCAACCTGATCGGCAACTGCGTGGCCACGGTGGTGGTGGCCGCCTGGGAGCGCGATATCGACCGCGACCGCGCGCACGCCGTGCTCAACGGCACGGTGCCGGCCGGCGAGCTGGACGAGGGGCTGCCCGCGCTGCCGGAGGCACCGGGGGAAGTCCCGGTGCCGGCGCCGCTGCCGGGCACGGCCCCGGGGCGGTAG